One genomic window of Mesorhizobium loti includes the following:
- a CDS encoding IS701 family transposase, with the protein MIRRSWMTGASIETTLELWASSLRDVKARMRGLFTQERVAASANLFLDGLLGDERRKTGWMRAEAAGDPGPWRQQAVLGRGRWDADALRDIVREYVVENLATDDAVLVIDETGFLKQGKTSCGVARQYTGSAGKITNCQIGVFAAYVSARGHAFIDRALYLPKSWTGDRARLAATHVPEAIAFATKPGLAVDMIRRALAADVPFSWVAADAVYGVGDVEGTLRRACKGYVLGVKSDHHFGSWSGKPPVAGTAQEIARDLDPTAWQRLSAGEGTKGARLHDWAYCELADLDADEYNETKSGLWTRGLLIRRNISDGDLAFFTTWCPAGTGIQTLVSVEGHRWAIEDSFETAKNELGLDHNETRSWHGWHRHVSLVMLAFAMMAVIRYRANDVTPQKRPRMPTIRI; encoded by the coding sequence ATGATTCGGAGGTCATGGATGACAGGTGCATCAATCGAGACGACGCTTGAGCTTTGGGCATCATCGCTGCGTGACGTGAAGGCTCGCATGCGCGGACTGTTTACGCAGGAGCGAGTTGCAGCCTCTGCGAACCTCTTCCTGGACGGCCTGCTGGGTGACGAGCGGCGTAAGACAGGTTGGATGCGCGCTGAGGCGGCCGGTGACCCCGGCCCGTGGCGGCAACAAGCCGTTCTGGGTCGCGGGCGTTGGGACGCGGACGCACTTCGCGACATCGTGCGAGAGTATGTTGTAGAAAACCTCGCCACGGATGATGCGGTCCTGGTCATCGACGAGACGGGCTTCCTCAAGCAGGGCAAGACGTCGTGCGGTGTTGCGCGTCAATATACAGGTTCGGCAGGCAAGATAACGAACTGCCAGATCGGTGTGTTCGCCGCCTATGTGTCCGCTCGCGGTCATGCCTTTATCGACCGGGCCTTGTACTTGCCCAAAAGCTGGACCGGAGATCGGGCAAGGCTTGCAGCAACCCATGTTCCTGAGGCTATAGCCTTCGCTACCAAGCCAGGCTTGGCTGTCGATATGATACGGCGTGCGCTGGCAGCCGATGTGCCGTTTTCATGGGTGGCCGCAGATGCGGTGTATGGCGTCGGGGACGTCGAAGGAACCCTGCGCCGAGCCTGCAAAGGCTACGTTCTTGGGGTCAAATCGGACCACCATTTCGGCTCCTGGTCGGGTAAGCCTCCGGTCGCCGGCACAGCTCAGGAGATCGCCCGTGATCTTGATCCAACTGCATGGCAGCGTCTTTCCGCCGGTGAGGGCACCAAAGGCGCGCGGCTTCATGACTGGGCCTACTGCGAACTCGCCGATCTCGATGCCGACGAATATAACGAGACGAAATCGGGGCTTTGGACCCGTGGCCTCCTAATCCGGCGCAATATCAGCGACGGTGATCTCGCATTCTTCACCACATGGTGCCCGGCCGGGACGGGCATCCAGACGCTCGTTTCCGTTGAAGGCCATCGCTGGGCGATCGAAGACAGCTTCGAGACCGCCAAGAACGAGCTCGGACTCGATCACAACGAAACCCGGTCATGGCATGGCTGGCATCGCCACGTCTCCCTCGTCATGCTGGCCTTCGCCATGATGGCGGTGATCCGATACCGCGCCAATGACGTGACGCCCCAAAAAAGACCGCGGATGCCGACCATCAGGATTTGA
- a CDS encoding FAD-binding oxidoreductase: MLVLELHARGIHFEEVRNTRLPAYAQMHNHDAAVPYIVISPFSEWGLSETLRLLRQYRIYNNIAVSVRAGGHGYFNGASCEGVMINLSNMTSACIKDDVLILDPGGILGQTIHYLNKAEKVVPHGDCYEVAAGGHFTTAGWDVILSRKYGLGCQTLLGGRVVLWDGTVLEVNESSYPDLMWAMRGGAAAEVGVVSRLDLQLVDAPKYATWRESVLDLRQLRVCIENNIVAKAVGLPRELSIYFKVVFVQKKEEPVCHVSLFSLLPVSENISILREHLGNGIMDAFSDVEGGAPDQLLTSECCRPPPF; the protein is encoded by the coding sequence ATGCTAGTTCTTGAACTGCACGCCCGAGGAATTCACTTTGAAGAAGTGCGCAATACCAGGCTCCCGGCCTACGCGCAGATGCATAACCACGATGCGGCGGTTCCCTATATTGTCATTAGCCCATTTAGCGAATGGGGGCTTTCCGAGACCCTGCGATTGCTGCGGCAATATCGGATCTATAACAATATTGCGGTCTCTGTTCGTGCAGGCGGTCACGGCTACTTCAACGGCGCATCGTGCGAAGGTGTAATGATCAATCTCTCCAACATGACCTCGGCGTGCATCAAGGATGACGTCCTAATACTCGATCCTGGCGGAATACTCGGGCAGACGATCCACTATCTAAACAAAGCCGAGAAAGTTGTTCCTCATGGTGATTGTTATGAGGTGGCAGCCGGTGGACACTTTACAACTGCTGGTTGGGACGTCATTCTTTCACGAAAATACGGTCTAGGCTGCCAAACTCTACTTGGTGGCCGCGTTGTACTTTGGGATGGAACGGTTTTGGAGGTAAACGAATCGTCATACCCTGATCTGATGTGGGCCATGCGCGGCGGAGCCGCAGCTGAAGTGGGCGTTGTGTCTCGCTTGGACCTTCAATTGGTCGATGCGCCAAAATACGCCACTTGGCGAGAATCAGTTCTTGACCTAAGGCAGTTGCGTGTCTGCATCGAAAACAACATCGTTGCAAAAGCGGTTGGCCTCCCGCGTGAGTTGTCAATTTACTTCAAGGTCGTATTCGTTCAGAAGAAAGAAGAGCCGGTTTGTCATGTCTCTCTATTCAGTCTACTGCCAGTTTCAGAAAATATATCTATATTGCGGGAGCATTTAGGGAATGGCATTATGGACGCCTTCTCTGACGTTGAGGGTGGGGCACCGGATCAATTGTTGACATCCGAATGCTGCCGGCCTCCGCCTTTCTAA
- a CDS encoding type II toxin-antitoxin system RelE/ParE family toxin, translating into MTHTVHFTPEAQQQLDELETHIAGVGSPNVAARYVDNIVDYCENLQTFPHRGTRRDDLRPGLRTLGFRRRVTILFEVADDTVNIIGVYYGGQDYEAALRDNEE; encoded by the coding sequence GTGACCCATACGGTCCATTTCACCCCGGAAGCCCAGCAACAGCTTGACGAGCTGGAAACCCATATCGCCGGGGTGGGGTCGCCCAACGTGGCGGCGCGATATGTCGATAACATCGTGGACTATTGCGAAAATCTGCAAACATTTCCGCACCGAGGTACGCGGCGCGACGATCTTCGGCCGGGCCTGCGAACGCTTGGTTTTCGCCGACGCGTGACGATTCTGTTTGAGGTAGCGGACGACACCGTGAATATTATCGGCGTCTATTATGGCGGCCAGGACTACGAAGCCGCCTTGCGGGACAATGAGGAATAG
- a CDS encoding type II toxin-antitoxin system ParD family antitoxin: MRSTQQFSVTLPNEMAQMVKTKVSSGEYASESEVIRDGLRALQARDKALESWLRTEGVAAYDNLKADPGRALSVDQVRQHLADKRKRPAA, from the coding sequence ATGCGCAGCACGCAACAATTCAGCGTCACGTTGCCGAACGAAATGGCGCAGATGGTCAAGACCAAGGTTTCATCGGGCGAGTATGCCAGCGAGAGCGAGGTTATCCGCGACGGGCTGCGTGCCTTGCAGGCGCGTGACAAGGCCCTTGAGAGTTGGCTGCGCACGGAAGGCGTTGCCGCCTACGACAACCTGAAAGCCGATCCTGGCCGCGCGCTCAGTGTGGACCAGGTGCGGCAGCACCTGGCCGACAAGCGCAAGCGGCCCGCTGCGTGA
- a CDS encoding stability/partitioning determinant: MHQRCDEKKRATLDFGDELETPPAPPVDPNAVKAATRAAGFRETPKAPELFPSSPGRPPRRTRRKTGRTEQFATRLRADTLEAIYAYADRHEITLAETIERAMSALIDSEG; this comes from the coding sequence ATGCACCAACGCTGCGACGAGAAGAAACGCGCCACGCTCGACTTTGGCGATGAACTAGAAACGCCACCAGCCCCGCCAGTCGATCCGAACGCGGTGAAGGCGGCGACACGCGCGGCGGGATTCCGTGAAACCCCGAAAGCCCCCGAGCTGTTTCCGTCATCCCCTGGACGGCCGCCACGCCGCACGCGGCGCAAGACAGGCCGCACGGAGCAGTTTGCGACCCGGTTACGCGCCGATACGCTCGAAGCGATCTATGCCTATGCCGACCGCCACGAGATCACGCTTGCGGAGACGATCGAGCGGGCGATGAGTGCGCTTATCGACAGCGAGGGGTAG
- a CDS encoding IS5 family transposase, which translates to MPYKHNADRRHHVGKMKFRVTNWRDYEAGLRRRGSLTLWVTPEALAGWRAPRRKTRGGQARYSDLAIETALTLGCVLAMRLRQTEGLLHSLLDLMGLKVPVPDHTTLSRRAQKWEPSARRNPPQPDGPLHGLVDSTGLKVYGAGQWLEQKHGARSRRNWRKLHLAVDAKSGAIIAQRLTDQDTDDPSQVAPLLDQIDGEIDQFTADGAYDGKPTYRSILQHSATANIVIPPRSTAVESGDAGPPGQRDKHIAAIASDGRLKWQAASGYGKRALSETAIGRYKGLIGRRLRARSLPAQQTEVAIGCIVLNRMLAWARPESIRRQVTQA; encoded by the coding sequence ATGCCGTACAAACACAACGCAGATCGTCGTCATCACGTCGGAAAGATGAAATTCAGGGTGACGAATTGGCGTGACTACGAAGCAGGTCTGCGCCGGCGTGGTAGCCTGACCTTATGGGTAACGCCGGAGGCACTGGCGGGATGGCGCGCTCCGCGACGCAAGACCCGCGGCGGCCAAGCCCGGTATTCCGATCTCGCCATTGAGACAGCGCTGACGCTGGGTTGCGTCTTGGCAATGCGGCTGCGCCAGACCGAGGGATTGCTCCACTCGCTGCTGGATCTCATGGGGCTGAAAGTCCCAGTTCCAGATCATACGACGCTGAGCCGTCGGGCACAGAAGTGGGAGCCATCAGCCCGACGAAACCCGCCGCAGCCGGACGGCCCGCTGCATGGGCTTGTCGATAGCACGGGATTGAAAGTCTACGGCGCCGGGCAATGGCTGGAGCAGAAACATGGCGCCAGATCACGTCGCAACTGGCGCAAGCTGCATCTGGCAGTGGATGCCAAAAGTGGCGCGATCATTGCCCAAAGGCTGACAGATCAGGACACGGATGATCCTTCCCAGGTGGCACCGCTGCTCGATCAGATCGACGGCGAGATCGACCAGTTCACAGCCGACGGAGCCTATGACGGCAAGCCAACCTATCGGTCTATCCTGCAGCACAGCGCAACCGCGAACATCGTCATTCCACCGCGTTCCACGGCGGTGGAAAGCGGTGATGCCGGACCGCCTGGTCAAAGGGACAAGCACATTGCCGCAATCGCAAGCGACGGTCGGCTGAAATGGCAGGCAGCCTCCGGCTACGGCAAGCGGGCGCTGAGCGAAACAGCCATCGGACGATACAAGGGGCTGATCGGACGGCGCCTGCGAGCACGCTCTCTTCCGGCTCAACAGACCGAGGTTGCCATCGGTTGCATCGTTCTCAACCGCATGCTGGCATGGGCACGCCCGGAGTCTATCCGGCGTCAAGTCACGCAGGCATAA
- a CDS encoding protein rhiA, producing the protein MSIHISYADKEMPHDLRASQQAKAALAQGTQYSLLLKNQSAQPWTFYVYQKMPQQVADVFSLAWFCSPYQIRVGDQIRFTWEIDYNFVWSDTGQLIPGVDFLASGAKNCSPAGKNTTEFSLTPGPGLSDPIQGPPSGSLVINDGADVPNNRFSVGIGMSGTGTYCVQAGTNLKHTFTPTPSYWVAAGSNLRIGTVLNINTVTQTEEAKFPAAVYNLNCVLQGDNTWDISPA; encoded by the coding sequence ATGTCTATTCACATCAGTTATGCCGACAAAGAGATGCCGCATGACCTGCGTGCGTCTCAGCAGGCAAAGGCTGCGCTCGCTCAGGGAACGCAATATTCGCTGTTGCTTAAAAATCAATCCGCCCAGCCATGGACCTTTTATGTTTATCAAAAGATGCCGCAACAGGTGGCGGATGTCTTCTCTCTGGCATGGTTTTGCTCGCCATATCAGATCCGCGTCGGCGACCAGATCAGGTTCACCTGGGAAATCGACTACAATTTCGTTTGGAGCGACACCGGCCAATTGATCCCAGGTGTCGATTTTCTGGCTTCCGGCGCGAAGAATTGCAGTCCGGCCGGGAAGAATACGACGGAGTTTTCCTTAACGCCGGGACCTGGTCTTAGCGACCCGATCCAAGGGCCACCCAGCGGTTCTCTGGTCATCAACGATGGCGCCGATGTCCCGAACAACAGATTTTCAGTTGGCATCGGCATGTCCGGTACCGGTACCTATTGTGTACAAGCAGGGACCAATCTGAAGCACACATTCACACCCACGCCGAGCTATTGGGTAGCGGCGGGATCAAACTTGAGGATCGGCACGGTGCTCAACATCAACACAGTCACACAGACGGAAGAGGCGAAATTCCCGGCTGCAGTCTACAATCTCAACTGCGTGCTTCAGGGCGACAATACCTGGGATATTTCCCCGGCCTAG
- the ltrA gene encoding group II intron reverse transcriptase/maturase: MAMSLETPEKIRNLQRKLYRKAKAEPAFRFYVLYDKICREDMLRHAYALARANAGSPGVDNVTFAKIEAEGAERWLAGLREELVSKTYRPQPVRRVMIPKPGGGERPLGIPTIRDRVVQTAAKLVLEPIFEADFEDGAYGYRPRRSGTDAIKEVHRLVCRGHTDVVDADLSKYFDTIPHSDLLKSVARRIVDRHVLRLIKLWLKAPIEERDGDGKRHVSGGKSSTRGTPQGGVASPLLSVIYMNRFLKHWRLTGRGEAFRAHVISYADDFVILSRGHAVEALAWTRTVMTKLGLTLNEAKTSVKDARTEPFDFLGYTFGPHRYRKDGHWYLGASPSKKSVQRIKTKIGDHLVNGNKEPWPVVCTRLNRLLRGWSGYFGYGTRLPAYRAVDNHVYDRVRTFLRKRHKVQGRGTQRFSDDIVFGKLGVLRLRRVHIGPPPCASR; encoded by the coding sequence TTGGCGATGAGCCTCGAAACACCCGAAAAGATCAGGAACCTTCAGAGGAAGCTGTACCGTAAGGCGAAGGCGGAGCCCGCTTTCCGCTTCTACGTGCTCTACGACAAGATCTGCCGTGAGGACATGCTGCGCCATGCCTATGCGCTGGCCCGCGCCAATGCGGGTTCGCCGGGCGTGGACAATGTGACCTTCGCGAAGATCGAGGCGGAAGGCGCGGAGAGGTGGCTGGCGGGCCTGCGCGAGGAACTTGTCTCGAAGACCTATCGGCCGCAGCCGGTGCGACGGGTGATGATCCCGAAGCCGGGGGGCGGCGAACGTCCGCTCGGCATCCCGACCATTCGGGACCGGGTGGTTCAGACCGCCGCGAAGCTGGTGCTGGAACCGATATTCGAGGCGGACTTCGAGGATGGTGCCTATGGCTATCGGCCCAGACGCAGTGGGACCGACGCAATCAAGGAAGTGCACCGGCTTGTCTGCCGGGGCCACACGGACGTGGTAGACGCCGATTTGTCGAAATACTTCGACACGATTCCGCATTCGGACCTCCTCAAATCGGTGGCCCGACGCATTGTCGACCGGCACGTGCTGCGGCTGATCAAGCTGTGGCTGAAAGCGCCGATCGAAGAGCGGGACGGTGACGGGAAACGGCACGTGAGCGGTGGTAAGAGCAGCACGCGCGGCACGCCGCAAGGTGGGGTCGCAAGCCCGCTGCTCTCGGTCATCTACATGAACCGGTTCCTGAAACATTGGCGGCTCACCGGACGCGGCGAGGCGTTCCGTGCGCATGTCATCTCCTATGCCGATGACTTCGTCATCCTCAGCCGCGGGCACGCGGTCGAGGCGCTGGCGTGGACGCGGACGGTGATGACGAAACTCGGGCTGACACTCAACGAGGCCAAGACCTCGGTGAAGGATGCCCGCACGGAGCCTTTCGACTTCCTTGGCTATACGTTCGGACCTCACCGCTACCGGAAAGACGGCCATTGGTACCTGGGTGCGAGCCCATCCAAGAAGAGCGTGCAACGGATCAAAACGAAGATTGGCGATCACTTGGTAAACGGTAACAAAGAGCCGTGGCCCGTGGTCTGCACCCGGCTGAACAGGCTTCTGCGCGGCTGGTCAGGCTACTTTGGCTATGGAACACGCTTGCCGGCCTATCGAGCGGTCGACAACCACGTCTATGACCGTGTTCGCACCTTCCTGCGCAAACGGCACAAGGTGCAGGGACGCGGCACACAGCGTTTCTCCGACGACATTGTCTTCGGAAAACTTGGTGTCCTGCGTCTTCGACGCGTGCACATTGGACCGCCGCCGTGTGCCTCACGATGA
- a CDS encoding tail fiber protein — protein sequence MLCDGRYLNVAAHPELYAVVGTLYGERGSGGDLEFRIPDYRGLFLRGFDAGAGMDSDADQRLDPTGNHIANVVGSLQCDAMQDHTHSYDVIQPAGISQQGNAAGTSISSKSTSSPTAPARMAVETRPKNIAVNYIIRFR from the coding sequence ATGCTCTGCGACGGACGCTATCTGAACGTCGCTGCTCACCCGGAGCTCTATGCCGTTGTGGGTACGCTTTACGGTGAAAGAGGTTCAGGTGGCGATCTGGAATTTCGAATTCCCGACTACCGCGGGCTATTTCTGCGCGGCTTCGACGCGGGTGCCGGAATGGATTCAGATGCGGATCAGAGACTCGATCCGACAGGAAACCACATCGCAAACGTCGTCGGCTCGCTACAGTGCGATGCCATGCAGGATCATACACACTCCTACGACGTGATCCAGCCGGCGGGCATTTCGCAGCAGGGCAATGCTGCGGGAACATCTATTTCAAGCAAGTCGACAAGCTCGCCGACAGCTCCGGCGCGAATGGCCGTTGAGACGCGCCCCAAGAACATCGCTGTTAACTACATCATCAGGTTCCGCTAG
- a CDS encoding protein rhiC has translation MTSKAKTFGCLLALAAACAAVQPTVAQDNSAKGTTPVTTGVVIRGVTIGGVPGAPGTSTGRTCDFSKEEVGSDGRMTGASVNCRPGGNLATTLPGLPSRFDAYCIINAPIKSARVIQAPMPDNTNHCDLSGITPKDATGQFKGAVWR, from the coding sequence ATGACTTCGAAAGCAAAAACATTCGGCTGTTTACTGGCTCTCGCCGCTGCCTGTGCTGCTGTTCAGCCAACCGTTGCCCAGGACAACAGTGCCAAAGGAACAACACCTGTCACCACCGGCGTGGTCATTCGTGGTGTAACGATAGGCGGCGTTCCAGGGGCACCAGGAACCTCCACGGGCCGAACCTGCGACTTCAGCAAGGAAGAGGTCGGATCCGACGGACGTATGACTGGAGCCAGCGTCAACTGCCGGCCAGGGGGAAATCTAGCGACCACGTTGCCGGGACTTCCTAGCCGCTTCGATGCCTATTGCATCATCAATGCCCCAATAAAGAGCGCTCGTGTGATCCAAGCACCTATGCCGGACAACACCAATCATTGCGATCTTTCCGGAATCACTCCAAAAGACGCGACCGGCCAATTCAAGGGCGCGGTGTGGCGTTAG
- a CDS encoding IS5 family transposase, with the protein MPYKHNADRRHHVGKMKFRVTNWRDYEAGLRRRGSLTLWVTPEALAGWRAPRRKTRGGQARYSDLAIETALTLGCVFAMRLRQTEGLLHSLLDLMGLKVPVPDHTTLSRRAQKWEPSARRNPPQPDGPLHGLVDSTGLKVYGAGQWLEQKHGARSRRNWRKLHLAVDAKSGAIIAQRLTDQDTDDPSQVAPLLDQIDGEIDQFTADGAYDGKPTYRSILQHSATANIVIPPRSTAVESGDAGPPGQRDKHIAAIASDGRLKWQAASGYGKRALSETAIGRYKGLIGRRLRARSLPAQQTEVAIGCIVLNRMLAWARPESIRRQVTQA; encoded by the coding sequence ATGCCGTACAAACACAACGCAGATCGTCGTCATCACGTCGGAAAGATGAAATTCAGGGTGACGAATTGGCGTGACTACGAAGCAGGTCTGCGCCGGCGTGGTAGCCTGACCTTATGGGTAACGCCGGAGGCACTGGCGGGATGGCGCGCTCCGCGACGCAAGACCCGCGGCGGCCAAGCCCGGTATTCCGATCTCGCCATTGAGACAGCGCTGACGCTGGGTTGCGTCTTCGCAATGCGGCTGCGCCAGACCGAGGGATTGCTCCACTCGCTGCTGGATCTCATGGGGCTGAAAGTCCCAGTTCCAGATCATACGACGCTGAGCCGTCGGGCACAGAAGTGGGAGCCATCAGCCCGACGAAACCCGCCGCAGCCGGACGGCCCGCTGCATGGGCTTGTCGATAGCACGGGATTGAAAGTCTACGGCGCCGGGCAATGGCTGGAGCAGAAACATGGCGCCAGATCACGTCGCAACTGGCGCAAGCTGCATCTGGCAGTGGATGCCAAAAGTGGCGCGATCATTGCCCAAAGGCTGACAGATCAGGACACGGATGATCCTTCCCAGGTGGCACCGCTGCTCGATCAGATCGACGGCGAGATCGACCAGTTCACAGCCGACGGAGCCTATGACGGCAAGCCAACCTATCGGTCTATCCTGCAGCACAGCGCAACCGCGAACATCGTCATTCCACCGCGTTCCACGGCGGTGGAAAGCGGTGATGCCGGACCGCCTGGTCAAAGGGACAAGCACATTGCCGCAATCGCAAGCGACGGTCGGCTGAAATGGCAGGCAGCCTCCGGCTACGGCAAGCGGGCGCTGAGCGAAACAGCCATCGGACGATACAAGGGGCTGATCGGACGGCGCCTGCGAGCACGCTCTCTTCCGGCTCAACAGACCGAGGTTGCCATCGGGTGCATCGTTCTCAACCGCATGCTGGCATGGGCACGCCCGGAGTCTATCCGGCGTCAAGTCACGCAGGCATAA
- a CDS encoding chromate resistance protein ChrB — MKTLEWLLLTYKVPPEPARKRIAVWRKLKGMGAVYMQGGVCLLPKSDDHLRRLKMLENEIAEMDGEAVLMTTTGLDPREEDKIVRRFNADRDEEYKELISKCEAFEKEIAEETRVKHFTYAELEENEQESAKFKTWFAKIGKNDFYAAPLAQVAQDWLTKCEGILDAYAHNVFAAQEGRWCADMKSNAFRSLM, encoded by the coding sequence ATGAAAACACTCGAATGGCTCTTGTTGACGTATAAAGTTCCGCCGGAGCCGGCGCGCAAACGCATTGCGGTGTGGCGCAAGCTGAAGGGCATGGGGGCGGTCTACATGCAGGGCGGCGTGTGCCTGCTGCCGAAATCCGACGACCATCTGCGCCGCCTGAAGATGCTGGAAAACGAAATCGCGGAAATGGACGGCGAAGCGGTGCTGATGACCACGACCGGGCTTGATCCCAGGGAAGAGGACAAGATCGTGCGGCGTTTCAACGCCGACCGCGACGAGGAATACAAGGAGCTGATCAGCAAGTGCGAGGCGTTTGAAAAAGAGATCGCCGAAGAGACGCGGGTGAAGCACTTCACCTACGCGGAGCTTGAGGAAAATGAGCAGGAATCGGCGAAGTTCAAGACCTGGTTCGCCAAGATCGGCAAGAACGATTTTTACGCCGCGCCCCTCGCCCAGGTGGCGCAGGACTGGCTCACCAAGTGCGAGGGCATTCTGGACGCCTACGCCCACAACGTGTTCGCCGCCCAGGAAGGGCGTTGGTGCGCGGATATGAAATCGAACGCATTTCGATCTTTAATGTAG